In Methylobacterium sp. WL1, the sequence GCCGGCGATCAGCAGGGCGCTTCCGTTGTAGCCGAGTGGGGTGTCGTCGGCCATCCAGTCGCCCAACGCGGTGCCGAGCGTCTGCGAGAACATGATGGTCAGCCAGTAGAAACATTCCACCTTCGGGGTCGAGACGGTCTCGACCGCGACCGTCCCCTCCGACCTGTACCAGAGGCCGAGCGAGCCCAGCACGAGCGCGAGGAGGGATAGCGACCCGCCAAGGTAGCCGATGCCCAGCGACCGGTCGAAGAGATCGGCCATCGTCGTTCCCGCCAAGGTCGTCGCAGTGATGACGGCCCAGTACAGGGACGGGTGAAACCGCTTGGCCTTGATCTGGGCCGCCACGGCGACAGCCAGGAGGGTCGCGAAGATTAGGGTGCCGACGAGGTAGCCCAGACCCAACGTCAGGGTGACGGCGTTGCCGCCGACCTCGCCCAGGGTCGTGGCAACGATCTTGATCCCCCAGAAGGCCAGAGTGATCTCCGGGACCTTGCTCGCTTCGATACCGGTTCGGTCGTCGGCCATGGATGGGTCCTCCGTCAGGTCGATGGGTCGGCGGCGTCACGGCTGCCGCTCAGGACCCGATCAGCTTCCTCAGCCGGTCGAGGTTGGCGAGTTGCCGAAGGGCGGTGTCGCGCTCGGCCGCGGCCAGGCCGAGGATGACGGCCTCCAGGGCGACGAGCGTGGTGGCGTGAAGGGCGACCTGGTTCGCGCGGCCGCGACGGGCCAACAGCACGACCGTAGCCTTGCGGGCGATGGTGCTGGTCTCCGTGTCGGTCACGAGGACCACGGGCAGGCCCAGACGGTGCGCCTCGCCCATCACGGCCTGCACCTCGCGGTAGGGCTTGCCGTAGGCCAGGAGTACGACCGCGTCGTCGGCATGCAGGCCCAGCAACTGGTCGGCCAGCGACCATCCCGTCGCATCGAGAAGCAGGCTCTGCCGTCCCGAGCGCGTAAGTTGGAAGGCCACGTACCGGGCAAGATGCGCGGAGGGGCCGATCCCGAAGACGCCGATCCGGGTCGCTGGATGCAGGGCGGTGACCGCCGCGAGGATACCCGCGCGTCCGTCCTCCGTCCGGAGCGCTTCCATCCCCTCCCGGTGCGCTTCCAGCACGGCATCGATGGCATCGCCGGTGGTGGCGCCGACTTCCGCCAGCGTTCGACGCATGTCGGTCGCCGGCGTCCGTCGGCCGTCGAGTCCGGCGGCGAGCGCCTGCTTGAGATCGGGCAGGCCATCGAACCCCAGCGCCTGGACGGCGCGGATCACGGTCGCGTCCGATGTCGCGAGATGCGTGGCGATCTGCTGGGCCGAGCTTGCGAGAACCGTCGCCCGATTCTGATCCAGGTAACCCGCGACCCGGGCAACGGCGGGGGACAGGGATGGCATCAGCCGCCGGACCGTGTCGCCGAACTCGTCCGCCATCGGCTTCGCCTCCGCCAGTTGGTGGTGCCCCGTTTGGAACCATGATGTAGCATTTTCTACAATAACGTTGACATCGGTAGCAAGAGCGACAATTCCTCCCGACGGAAACCGCGTCCGGCCAAGCGGTCGAGCGGTAGGGAGGATCGGAATGGCCATCGACTGGGTGCATGCATGGCCCACGGCACTTGCGGCGTTCCTCGCCTCCATCGTCGAGTTCGTCGAGGCCCTCACCATCGTGCTCGCCGTCGGCGCGACCCGGGGTTGGCAGAACGCCCTCGCGGGCGCCGCGGGCGCCCTAGCCGTCCTCCTTGCCATCGTGCTGCTCATCGGCCCGCTGCTGACCCGCATCCCCCTGCGGGACGTACAACTCGTCGTCGGCGGCCTGCTGCTGCTGTTCGGCATGCGTTGGCTGAGGAAGGCCATCCTCCGCTCCGCCGGTGTCATCGCCCTGCACGACGAGGACGAGGCTTACGGCAAGCAGGCGGCCGCGCTGGGCACCGGAGGCGGCGGCCGCCTTAGATGGGATGCGGTGGCCGTGACCACCGCCTTCAAGATCACCATGCTCGAAGGCCTGGAAGTCGTCTTCATCGTCGTCGCCGTCGGTGCGGGCGGGGCGGGACTCCTGGTCCCCGCCAGCCTCGGGGCGCTCGGCGCCCTGATCGTCGTGGTGGCGCTCGGCGTCGCGCTTCACCGCCCCCTGTCGATGGTGCCGGAGAACACGCTCAAGTTCACAGTCGGCGTCCTCCTGTCGGCCTTCGGCGCGTTCTGGGTCGGCGAGGGCATCGGCCTCGACTGGCCCGGCGGCGACTGGGCGGTCGCGGCGCTGACCGCGGGCTTCCTCGGCCTCTCGGTTCTGGCCGTGCCGACGTGCCGTCGACGTGCCGGCGCCCTTCGTCCCCTCCCCAACCTCTAGGCATCCGCATGCACTGGCTCGGAACCGTCCTTCGCGAACTCCTGGGATTGGTCGTGGACGATGTCGGCTTCGCCGCCTCCATCGTCGCCTGGGTCGGGGCGGCTTGGCTGGTGCGCGCCTACGGACAGGCCGGCACGACATCGGCCGCGATCTTCCTGTTCGGAGGGCTTGGCCTGATCCTGGTGGAAAGCGTCCTCAGGCGTTCCGGGGCGCCGCGATGACCCGGCCCTCGCTGCCGGTCGCGACCGATGGGATCAAGGCCGCCGGGATCACCCCATCGCTCCTAGCACGCATGGGGCAGCGCGACTTTGGGCTGGCGGCGGGCGCCTTCCTCGTCGTGGCACTGCTCCTCGGCTTCGGGCTTCTCGCCGACGAGGTGATCGAGGGCGGAACGGCACGGTTCGACCTGGCGGTGCTCACCGCGCTTCGAACGGGCAAGGATCTCGCCATCCCCATAGGACCGGCCTGGGTGCAGGAGACGGGACGGGACGTCACCGCGCTGGGAAGCTTCGTCTTCCTCGGCTTCCTTTCGGCCGCGACCGTTGGTTACCTCATGCTGGTCCGCAAGCGCGACCTCGCGATGGTGATGGTGGCCGCGGTCCTCGGCGGCACAATCGCAAGTACCTTGCTCAAGTACGGCATCGACCGCCCCAGGCCGGACTTCCCGAACGCGGTGCGGGTCTTCACGCCGGGCTTCCCGAGCGGTCACGCAACGCTTGCCACCGTCACCTTCCTGACACTCGGCGTCCTCCTGACCCGAGGGAGCGCCGACCGCCGGGTAAAGTCGTACTTCATGGGCCTGAGCGTGTTCCTGACGGTGGCGGTTGGGCTGAGCCGGATCTACCTCGGCGTGCACTACCCGAGCGATGTCCTCGCCGGATGGTGCGTGGGCGCGGCCTGGGCGGTGTCCTGCTGGATCCTCGCCCTCTGGCTTCAATCCCGCGGCAAGATCGAGCGGGAAGGAGCCGAGGCCGCACCGGCTCGATCCGGAACGGGCACGGAGCCGGAGCTCAGTCGATGATGCGGCGGGATGCGATGGTGGTATCCGGACCGAACTCGTAGACCCGGATCGATCCGGTCGCGATCTCGACGGATTCGATTTCCCTTGGGCAAAGTCCTTCGAGCACCATCACCAAGGCCCGCAACGAGTTGCCGTGGGCGACGACCAGCGTCGGACCGCGCATCGCCGCCGGCTGGATATGCCTCAGGTGGAAGGGCACGACCCGGGCGACGGTGTCCCGGAGGCTCTCGCCGTTCGGCGGCTGACCCTTGTAGGAGCGCCGCCAGCCCTCGATCCGCTCCGCCCCGAAACGTTCGTAGGCGCCCTGCTTGCCAAGGCCGCTGAGGTCGCCGTAGTCGCGCTCGTCCAGGGCGGTATCCCGGAGGGGCACCAGATCGGCCTGCCCCAGGGCATCGAGCGCCAGCCGGGAGGTCGCGATGGCCCGCGCGAGGGTCGACGTGAAGGCTGAGGCGAAGCGAAATCCTTCGTCCTTGAGCCGCAGCCCGGCCGAGCAGGCTTCCTGTCGGCCCCGCTCGGTGAGGGGTGAGTCGAGCAGTCCCGTGAAAAGGCCGTCGGCGTTGGCCTGGCTCTGGCCATGGCGGACGAGGACGAGACATCGCCCCGGCGGGGGTACTGAAGAGGCGATCACGCGGGCTCCGGGCGAAGGGTGGTGCGGACAGGGAAATGCCGGCGCGGAGGACCCGCACCGGCACCCTAGGCTCCTTGGTGTTCGCGACCGATCAGTTCGGCAGGGCGAAGACGGTGAGCTGGCCACCGAGGTTGGTGTAGCTCGACAGGGCGGCGTAGCCGCCCACCGCGCCGAGGCCGGCGTTCGGATCGGTCAGGCCGGCCGCGAGGCCGATGCCGGCCCAGCCACCGACACCCGACAGGATGCCGACGTACTGCTTGCCCTTGTGCTGGTAGGTCATCACGTTGCCGATGATGCCCGACGGGGTCTTGAACTTGTACAGTTCCTTACCCGTCTTGGAGTCGACGGCCTTCAGGTAGCCTTCGAGCGTGCCGTAGAAGACAACGTCGCCGGCGGTGGCGAGGGCGCCCGACCAGACCGAGAACTGCTCGGGATCGGACCACGCGATCTTACCCTTCACGCCGTCCCAGGCGATGAAGTTGCCCATGCCGCCATGGCTGTTCGGCGCGGGGTACATCGACAGGGTCGCACCGACGTAGGGCTGGCCCGGGGTGTAGGTCACCCGGAACGGCTCGTAGTCCATGCAGACGTGGTTGGTGGGCACGTAGAACAGGTTGGTCTTCGGCGAGTAGGCGGCGGGCTGCTGGTCCTTCGAACCCAACGCGGCCGGGCAGATACCCTTGGAGTTGGTGTCCTCGCCGTTCTGCTCGGTGGAGAACTTGGCCTGGACGAGGGGGCGACCGTAGGTCTTGGAGCCCTTGTCCATGTCGACCTTGGAGGCCCAGTTGACGACCGGATCGAACTTCTCGGCGACGAGGAGTTCGCCGGTGGCGCGGTCCAGGGTGTAGCCGAAGCCGTTGCGGTCGAAGTGGGTCAGCAGCGGGCGCTCCTTGCCGTCGACCTTCTGGTCGGTGAGGATCATCTCGTTGATGCCGTCGTAGTCCCACTCGTCGTGGGGGGTCATCTGGTAGACCCACTTGGCCTGCCCGGTGTCGGGGTTACGCGCCCAGATGGTCATCGACCACTTGTTGTCGCCCGGACGCTGCTTGGGGTTCCAGGTCGAGGGGTTGCCCGAGCCGTAGTACATCAGGTCGAGCTTGGGGTCGTACGAGTACCAGCCCCAGGTGCAGCCGCCGCCGGTCTTCCACTGGTCGCCTTCCCAGGTCTTCAGCGAAGAATCCTTGCCCACCGGCTTGCCGAGGTAGGTGGTCTTCTCCGGGTCGACGAGCATCTCGTCGTCCGGGCCGACGGAGTAGGCGCGCCAGACCTTCTTGCCGGACTTGAGGTCGTAGGCGGTCACGTGACAGCGTACGCCGAACTCGCCGCCCGAGATGCCGACGATGACCTTGTCCTTCACCGGCAGCACCGTGGCGGTGTTGGTCTCGCCCTTCTTCGGATCGCCGTTCTGGACCGACCAGTTCACCTTGCCGGACTTGGCGTCGAGCGAGACGACCGTGGTGTCGGCCTGGTGCAGGATGATGGCGCCGTCGGCGTAGGCCAGGCCACGGTTGACCGTGTCGCAGCACATCACCGGGATCACCGACGGGTCCTGCTTGGGCTCGTACTTCCACACGATCTTGGCCTCGTGGTCGAGGTCGAGCGCGTAGACGATGTTCGGGAACGGGGTGTGGACGTACATCATGTTGCCGATGACGAGCGGGGCGCCCTCATGGCCGCGCAGCACGCCGGTCGAGAAGGTCCAGGCCA encodes:
- a CDS encoding MurR/RpiR family transcriptional regulator gives rise to the protein MADEFGDTVRRLMPSLSPAVARVAGYLDQNRATVLASSAQQIATHLATSDATVIRAVQALGFDGLPDLKQALAAGLDGRRTPATDMRRTLAEVGATTGDAIDAVLEAHREGMEALRTEDGRAGILAAVTALHPATRIGVFGIGPSAHLARYVAFQLTRSGRQSLLLDATGWSLADQLLGLHADDAVVLLAYGKPYREVQAVMGEAHRLGLPVVLVTDTETSTIARKATVVLLARRGRANQVALHATTLVALEAVILGLAAAERDTALRQLANLDRLRKLIGS
- a CDS encoding TMEM165/GDT1 family protein — translated: MAIDWVHAWPTALAAFLASIVEFVEALTIVLAVGATRGWQNALAGAAGALAVLLAIVLLIGPLLTRIPLRDVQLVVGGLLLLFGMRWLRKAILRSAGVIALHDEDEAYGKQAAALGTGGGGRLRWDAVAVTTAFKITMLEGLEVVFIVVAVGAGGAGLLVPASLGALGALIVVVALGVALHRPLSMVPENTLKFTVGVLLSAFGAFWVGEGIGLDWPGGDWAVAALTAGFLGLSVLAVPTCRRRAGALRPLPNL
- a CDS encoding phosphatase PAP2 family protein yields the protein MTRPSLPVATDGIKAAGITPSLLARMGQRDFGLAAGAFLVVALLLGFGLLADEVIEGGTARFDLAVLTALRTGKDLAIPIGPAWVQETGRDVTALGSFVFLGFLSAATVGYLMLVRKRDLAMVMVAAVLGGTIASTLLKYGIDRPRPDFPNAVRVFTPGFPSGHATLATVTFLTLGVLLTRGSADRRVKSYFMGLSVFLTVAVGLSRIYLGVHYPSDVLAGWCVGAAWAVSCWILALWLQSRGKIEREGAEAAPARSGTGTEPELSR
- a CDS encoding 2,3-bisphosphoglycerate-dependent phosphoglycerate mutase; amino-acid sequence: MASSVPPPGRCLVLVRHGQSQANADGLFTGLLDSPLTERGRQEACSAGLRLKDEGFRFASAFTSTLARAIATSRLALDALGQADLVPLRDTALDERDYGDLSGLGKQGAYERFGAERIEGWRRSYKGQPPNGESLRDTVARVVPFHLRHIQPAAMRGPTLVVAHGNSLRALVMVLEGLCPREIESVEIATGSIRVYEFGPDTTIASRRIID
- the xoxF5 gene encoding lanthanide-dependent methanol dehydrogenase XoxF5, whose product is MPAIANENLMKLMQDPNQWAFPGLDYTNQRYSKLDQINKDNVKNLQVAWTFSTGVLRGHEGAPLVIGNMMYVHTPFPNIVYALDLDHEAKIVWKYEPKQDPSVIPVMCCDTVNRGLAYADGAIILHQADTTVVSLDAKSGKVNWSVQNGDPKKGETNTATVLPVKDKVIVGISGGEFGVRCHVTAYDLKSGKKVWRAYSVGPDDEMLVDPEKTTYLGKPVGKDSSLKTWEGDQWKTGGGCTWGWYSYDPKLDLMYYGSGNPSTWNPKQRPGDNKWSMTIWARNPDTGQAKWVYQMTPHDEWDYDGINEMILTDQKVDGKERPLLTHFDRNGFGYTLDRATGELLVAEKFDPVVNWASKVDMDKGSKTYGRPLVQAKFSTEQNGEDTNSKGICPAALGSKDQQPAAYSPKTNLFYVPTNHVCMDYEPFRVTYTPGQPYVGATLSMYPAPNSHGGMGNFIAWDGVKGKIAWSDPEQFSVWSGALATAGDVVFYGTLEGYLKAVDSKTGKELYKFKTPSGIIGNVMTYQHKGKQYVGILSGVGGWAGIGLAAGLTDPNAGLGAVGGYAALSSYTNLGGQLTVFALPN